The nucleotide sequence ttgtttgattttatcaaaaatttaattcttggggtttctgatatgctgaatctaaccatgtgtaTTTAGATTTAGAATATTGGGTAATACAGAAGGTAATGTACATGTaatgtcatacatgtcatatattaAGTTCTTTGATCAAATTCTTTAAGTCAGGAACTTttgatgtgtcaaatatttaatcacaatccaattttaatataattttatataatttaaatttttataaaattattgttgaTTAGAAATTTAGGATAGATACAGTAAGTCTCACAGCcatccaatatcatgaatatgatgACAATTAGCATGTTCATGTAGCCTAAGATAATACCTTAATATTGGTTTATTTGAGAAATTTAAAACATAGAGTTTTATATACCTTCAATACTtgcaaacatcatgaacattataggattaaacacatttttctagaggttattgctGTAATGgctgtgtaaaccggggcgattaactcacaaactaaatattcagatttgtatatatatgtcaagTTTGTGAGCAGGGTTTTCCCTGGGTCAATCATTAATtttgccacctctttcgccaaaacaatatatttttcgccactttattattttattcGCCAAGTATCATAAATATactgtttgtttgaaatttcccTTCTTTCTATCTTCCCCCCCTCCCCCAACCAAAATGAGTTTGCCCTATtgttgtctatgattattctcaaACTCATCTTTTAGTTTACATTGTAAATTGTAATGAAGAAACACTAAACACTACTTTTTATACGatggcaaaaattgaaaattttttggtcgtttattggtacatgtatcacgtTGGGGTcagcgtcgttgtcgtcgtccgaatactttagGTTTTCGCActaaaactttagtttaagtaaatagaaatctttgaaattcaaacacaaggtttatgaccataaaaggaaggtgggattgattttgaaagttttggtcccatcagtttaggaattaggggccaaaaagggcccaaataagcattttctaggttttcgcactataactttagtttaagtgaatagaaatcaatgatattttgacacaaagtttatgaccacaaaaggaaggttgggattgattttgggtgttttggttccaactgtaaGGAATTAGGGtaaaaaaaaggggcccaaataagcattattcttggtttttgcacaataactttagtataagtaaatagaaatcattgaaatttaaacacacggtttatcaacacaaaaggaaggttgggattgattttgggagttgagatcccaacagtttaggaattaggggccaaaaaggggcccaaataagcatttttcttggttttcgtaccataactttagtataagttaatagaaattaatgaaatttaaacacaaggtttatgaccatgaaaggaaggttgggattgagttttggtcccaacagttcaggaataaggggtccaaagggtccaaaattaaactttgtttgaattcatcaaaaattgaataattggggttctttgatatgccgaatctacaaaaaatgttactgtgtatgtagattcttaatttttggtcccgtgttcaaattggtctacattaaggtccaaagggtcaaaaattaaacttagtttgattttaacaaaaattgaatccttggggttctaggtgtaataccaccaaatcatggtacgtcacatccggttgtatacgaaagtaggtctaaaaaaatattcccttgaatttgacagttgtaggtaattaatcctacattttattacagtaaaaacatttctgtgtcataaacatatgtcttgggtatttcaaaacaccattattttttattttgaatttctatagaaaattttgtaatcttgaggttacatggtgactaaaccttgtacacagataaaataaggggagacatttgattgattaacttccaatgatggttattttcttatatgtaattaaatgttatgtgaatttttttctatagtactggacaggataaaactttactcatgccaagtatttctttatttgaaacaaagataaattctgcacatttttttgaaaagtgcaaatttaacaaagactaataggggaaaatcaatggtggtattacaccttgatatgctgaatctaaaaatgtatttagatttttgattattggccctgttttcaagttggtccaaatcagggtccaaaattaaactttgtttgattttaacaaaaattgaattcttgggcttctttgatatgctgaatctaaacatgtacttagatttttaagcagttaagctgctttatgcgagcaccctagatttatgttctacccaataaatgctgaaatatgtgccacttttattatctggctggctatcatgttatttataactaattggacacttttgtcatactttttattctggaatataaaaaatattatcctaaaaacgttaaatggtcgtcgattttcccaaaagttttgaagatgcacataggaagtagtgctcgatagaaatccttctatagtttattatcccctgtgcTGTTGGCTAAGATgccaaagaacaattgtatgaaatatttggtcgccgaaaatctataaagatgagtcgtttacatttcccaaatggcaaaagtcgtaggaatattgtttgtcatcgataCGTATTACATACGTCAGTACTGTAGTCTAGTAataagttggcggcaatttcaaattacatagaagaCGAAATTTACGTACCTTTTAAATTGAGAGGATTCTGATGATTAGGGCTTtcggtggcttcaagtgccggctacttcaaaaatataattcaaaaagataaaaaatatcttttttcaaatgtttacaggcagccgagagacgtattgtcgcaaagtcgcggtcacgataaacaagggtgaaaagtcagtgttttctgtgggctaaatatagttcacatgaattcaggtcactgattggttgtctatttaaagtcagaatgcatcgtttcttttcaaagataacaagagagacgttccggttGTCATTaaacgataacaatagagacgttccgatggccattaactcgttggctttttttttggcttttaaaacgtgaagacaatcagataggatgacaatcttatgttatggaataatatcagtcaaattaaagaaagtgtagtagattgttcagaatctggaaaacagtatcttttgaagttcatttttcaaagtccacgtggtgttcagagaatcaaggtcaaaaacgaaagtagaatattgtcgactcgacctcaaataaataacatttccaaatgatttatgtatcagacttattgaacagtttacaaaaaaaaataaaaaatcagaggatatatcaattttctgtcaatgcttgagaaataattgtatgatttaaatacgcgtaacagtCTCTAGAGAGAagaggggggtcatttgtttacaaattcacgtagttatgcaaaataaatcgatcaagatttataacaaaccggattattatataaataaaactcctttaaaagtaaatgaattttaagcataaggtattaaaaataaaaaactataacataaaaaaaatgaaatttctttgagatttttatttctttcttaaatttcatacataaaaaatggtcagttgaaagatgaaattaggtgccaggagattgcgagaatgcagaaTTTCatgctctatttatgccagagcttctggtGGCCTTGAGgggccccagaccccctgccgtaaggcaccaagcttatAGCTTGGTGGGCCGCGTCTGGCTTCGCTgaacgcatgttacagccgcctataattttaattgagccttctacttcaatttcatgGGAAAGCCCTGCATTAGTGGGTCCTCACTATGGACAggtgcatacagaatgtggtctGGTGGTGGCTTAAACATCTTAACTGGCCCAAAACTCTCCCCTAACATAGGACAGCTGTATGTGTATAATCTCAAACattgaatctttataaatataaattggaaataacttttgaaagtaGTACGAttgcataacataaacattactgtacaagcattatttgatactttagaaataGCTGAGAACAATGCCTGAGATAAATAATTGACACtattcatctgacctttaccaagtttgcctttgggttttttgattaactgcctatagcaccctttggtgctttgatttattatgggcccagttttctagttggtccaaatcaggatccaaaattattatattaagtattgtgcaatagcaagaaattttcaattgcacgtacagtattcagcaatagcaagaaatcttcaattgcacagtattgtgcaatagcaagtattttcaattgcacagtattgcgcaatagcaagaaatatctaattgcacaatattgcgcaatagcaagaaattttcaattggagttatctttctttgtccagaatagtagttgaatcaacttaaatcattgttttatacaatatacaatgtatattcactttgactaccaactgataaattaaaacaatctttaccattcagtgataacaagcactttttttacattttaatattttatgatgtatttaaatgagtagttattgttgcaaactccattagaaatttggattgagatcagttttggaataagggaaagggagatgtgaaaaaaaaattgggggggaaagggggggggggtcaatttttctcatttcagatttcatgaataaaaagaaaatttcttcaaacatatttttgagaggatttatattcaacagcatagtgaattgctcaaaggcaaaaaacaaattttaagtttattagaccacattcattctgtgtcagaaacctatgctgtgtcaactatttaatcacaatccaaatttagagctgaatccagcttgaatgttgtgtccatacttgccccaaccgttcaggtttcaacctctgcggtcatataaagctgcgccatgcagagcatctggtttaaaatAAGCTCTTTGCTTTTTTAGCTTATAGGGAAGGGGGGAtccattatatttggaacaacttaccttaaagaggggtccacttactTTCACTTTTAAAGAAGAGATACAAGTTCAGGAAGAAAATAAATTCCTGGACATGTCTGACCTTATAATTGCAGATAGATGTAAAGCTCTTTAGGAAaggtttcttatttttttttaaacaaaacaaattttgtatCACTTTAAGGTAGAGCAGGACATTACGTCACGTGATGTTTTGAATTGTCACGTGATTGTCATGGTAAATATAGAACCGGAACCGCGTCTGCAAACTCCGGCGGTAAACAACAAACATGGCAGACGACAAGTATTCTCAACGTGTTCGTGGAAAGATGGCTAGCACAGGAAGAAGTAAAAAGGCGGACCGTATGAGAAAAATGAATAGTAAGGAAACATTACGAGGTGAAGACCATGATTACGGCGCTGTTTTTGTAGAAGGGCCTATAAGTGTAAATGCAACTGATTTGGAAGTTGGGGAAAATGTTGAACTGGGATCCTCCAAACCTTGGTTCCAAGGAAGACGGGTTGTTGAGCTAGATGTGCTGGCTAGGTCCATGAACTGTGAGAAATGCAGTTCATGGCTTAGATTATCTGATATAAAAGATGAGGTGATTTATGGGATGGCTagtttttcatatatctcgtGTCCGAGCAGTGCTTGTCAACACATCAGTCTGGTACCAACGGGGAAGAAGAGCAACGGCAAAGGCTTTAATATCAACTACAaagtttgtttaggtaattatatAGAAAAGGAATGCAAATGGTGATTGTTTTCAAGAGACAACTACTTAACTATGATCATggggaaatataaaaataatcaatataaacACTTTTCATACAACTTTTTCAGGGGCCCAATTGCAAATATACCAAAACTCATGAACTATCAACACCCTGTGttgctttatttgtacatgtttCCAAGTTGAGCAATCAGTAACTGAAATATGGATACATGAATTTCTTTAGAactgttcattttcaatttttggggTCCCCTCTGACTAGATCTGTAGTTCACGTTTCAATTATCTTGATTTCTTTTAAACAATCAGAGGCAATCTGTTGGTATTAAACAACTAATGCTGAACTCAAATATGTATAACCAGTGTAAGTTGCaagataaaaaatacatgtacattgtcagaaatataaaatgtactcACTGCAATTTATTATTTACTTTGTAAAAggttttatcagttgaatgaaGTGAAGACATAAGTCTTAGGTCAGTGGATACACTGGACTACACCGTATTTCTTATATTGTCCTTCAATTAAGGAAGGGTAAACATTTACAAGATTAGTGGACATAACAAAAGACCcaccaactgtcactatttgtggaggatttcccccatggagccTCCCAAgtggaaattttgtaagagcaattttgtccactattttaaagaaaacaattaatttaacaatGGGTATGAGCTTGTTAAAGCATGAAGAAGCCTAAAAAACacattataatatatttgaaggcccctttgaaggttttgtaggactataagaaccatctttcatgtaaaacccccatgggcatttgaaaagttggcaggtatgagctaaatattgtaaatgtttttttttaggaaactaaataatatttaaatctttcattttcagccatgatTAATGCAGGTATGGGACCCAGCCATGTGAACAACTTCCTGACAGGATGCAACATTCCTCCAGTAGATGCCTCTACATTACGTAAAAAACAGAAGGAACTAGCCCCAGTTATCATTGAGGCAGCAGAAGCATCATGTAAAGAAGCACAGAGAGAGGAGCTGGAATGTTCAGAGTGCAGTGAGTTAGAGGGAAGCTTCGATGCTGGATGGCAGAAGAGAGGTTCTGGTTGGTCTTACAATAGTCACACAGGTAAATTATATTATCAGTTATTTTGATATGAAGTGTAGATGGGCTTCTATTTTATTGATCTCGTATACATTAGGGTTTTAGCCTTTTGGACCTGCTCAAAAAAACCTCTGTGTTCAGGATCCATGTGAACCTGGATATTACTTTAAGATTATAATGAatagttttggtttttttatatGCCCGTTAATACAGTTGTCTGTCGGTCTGTCCCTCCGTCGATCATTGCcatgtcggacaataactcaaaaacacttgaACAAAAATTCGCATGAAaattttgtgaattgtttatatccatTGACTTGAActgcatttcatttttaattttttttatattgcggttgtatattggtatcacctTGACCCTGTCGTTGTACTCAGCTAGAGaagtccaaagacatttggtttccagacaatatctttactttaattgaatagaaatctatgatttaagattttaaaaactaaaaagaaaatttcttcaaattttttttttttttgccaataaaAAATGGAGGGAGTTCAATTTGCAACAGCATCATAGGTGGATCAAGGGAGGGGTGGGTCCAGGAGTTGGACctccttttttttggccgatgaATGAatatgaatgggagcatatagtgaTATACATGTAGATGGAACCACCTCCCCTCCCCCTAccccctttttactctgggttgggacccccttttaaaaatggctgcaTACGCCCCTGCTCATGGTGTATTGCACCATagcaaaaaaattaatataaattcaaatcattacCCAATTCTAAGTCTTTGATTACAGTTATTctctgtcagaaacctattatatgtacatgtatgtgtcaaatatttgattacaatccaaattcagacctgtgtCACATGATCAAGTACAAATATCATGTTCCTTTTTGTCCTACTAACAGGGTTGAACCTTTATGGTGGTATCCAGCTGTGATTGGCGAAGCAGttgatttattaatttcatatttaaagttttaaaaagggggatttttcagTTTTGAGCACTTATTATAACACTTAAGCTTTGGTGGCTGGGATTTATCTATTAAGATAAactcctttttatgccccactgtcgatagtagaggggcattatgttttctggtctgtggctctgtttgttcgtttgtccgtctgtggttccgttcaggttaaagtttttggtcaaggtagtttttgatgaagctgaagtccaatcaacttgaaacttagtacacttgttgcttatgatatgatctttctaattttaaagccaaattagacttttgagtccaatttcatggtccactgaacatagaaaatgaaaatgggagtttcaggttaaagtttttggtcaaggaagtttttgatgaagctgaagtccaatcaacttgaaacttagtacatatgttccctatagtatgatctttctaattttaatgccaaattagattattacccaatttcatggtccatggaacatggaaaaggatagttagtgcaagtggggcatccgtgtactttggacacattcttgttttttatggaTTTATGAAATTACGTTGAGAAGTTATTGTCacaaaattgaactttaatttattcttttaaaaaaacaggGTATCATGCTCTATTAATTAAACCACCAAAGATTTTCAATTTGAGATCTTCTTTTTcgttaatacatgtatgttagctaaaaatgaaatgaaataatattgaGTCTCCCTTTTCTACATACTATTTCAGGTCATGCAAGTCTAATTGGAATTAATACTGGGAAAGTTGTAGAATTTGACGTCAGAACCAGAAATTGTAGTATTTGCCAATATTACATAGGAAAAAATGAACCAAAACCACCACATGAGTGTAATGTTAACTGGACAGGTATAGAATAATGATTAACTCATTGAAAATAAGGGGTGGACTGTTCAACTTCAATATATGTATAGGACTTTGCTATTTTTCATTATACTCCACCCGAATTTCATGATCCACTGAAAATACATAAGCTTATAGTGCATGTAGGACATCCGTAAAATATGGacacaatttaattttttttaaagagttttgCTCACATTTTAATAACAGTATATGGGAATGTTACACTGttcttatcaaatataaaaaaagatgtggtatgattgccaatgagacaactatccacaaaagacaaaaatgacacaaacattaagaactataggtcaccttacggccttcaacaatgagcaaagcaaaAGACAAGATTTCAAATAGTTTGGTATTtctgaaatgtaaacaaacatggtTAAACACACTGAGAAAGtcatctttcatatttttttaagagaAATGTAACAAGATTATGGGATGAAGTATGTAAAGGGACGAATTGACACCTTTAAAAAGAACAAGTTGTCATATAGTTTCCCTCCCCGTTCTGAATTTTTCCTTGTAATGGGAAGAGTTGACAACTTTGAAAAATGTCTTTGTAACCCTTTTAAGAAGAATTGATAGTGTTATTTGATTTAAAAGATGTATAATCGTGAATTTAGATAGTTGTTCGTATAAAAATTCAACACCTTTCACCTGTTGTAAGTGTTGACTAAAAGGTCATGTAATTAAAGGTGTACATATGGTATAGGGATGTTAACAGTTACATATTAATTACTTTCCTGTTCCCCATGTTAATGTTTACTGTAATAAAGGCCACTCATGGGGGTGTCCAAGTAATCATAAATTCACAGAAAGCTTGCCAATATAAGCACATGAACGCTCATTAATTTTTTTGCTTGACCTTGGAAAAAGTAGGGAGCATTTTcgaaaaacagaaaatataataaaagtaaacaaaactaAGTAAACAAATCCTTATCATTTAATATATCTGTAAATGACTCATTCTTAGGTATGCTAACATGGCTAAGGACTATATTTTCCTGACAAGACATTGGCTCATTTTAGACTTTGGCCACAGAAGAAACCAGTGACCATGTCTGTGTATAGCCCTTGAGTACACCTCAAGAAAAGTCAATAATGATAATGTATATCATGTGTATAATGTACCTCTAATTTGTCAACAGTTTTTCACAGTATTACAAATTATTGGACACACTgactttattttgattttgtattgcAGGATCAAGCAAAGGTATGGAGCCAGACATGGCATGTTCAATGATCCAAAGGCTTGCTGAGGATGGATATACGGTTGGGACTTTACATGCGGATAATGATGCTACAACCCAATCAAGACTGCCTTgttcaattattaaaaaagatgACAAAACACATGTGAAGAAAAATCTGTCCAAACGTCTATATGGTCTGTCAAAAAACTACAAACAGTTAAAATCAGCAAAAGTCATTACCTACATAGTGCGGTGTTTTATGTATACTATTTCTAAACACcaaaatagtaaacaatcaaTGAAGACAGAACTGGCCACTATAGTGCCACATATTTTTGGACACCATGAACAGTGCAGTCCAACTTGGTGTACATATGTTAAAGATCCAACTAAATTTAGGTAATTTATACCATAACATTGATCCCTGGCCTGATGAAGTGATCATTTAATGTTTCAATGCTGCAATAATTTTTTACAAGTTCTTATTTCCTAGAGTTCAGTAAAGTATATgtataattaaaacaattgtaGGGCTGTGTGAACTATTGTCATCATTATGTATTAATCATGTATCCATCTTTGTCTTGGCCCATCTGATAACTTTCAAAACTTCTTTCTTCTAAAAGTACAGTGTggattgaaaataaactttaatgataaggatttaatttttcacatttgatcaCATGTCATATTAATATTTACTACAGTTACATGTAGATGTGTTCAGAACAAAAAAGATCATTAGACTGAATAACATTTTTAGAATTCTGCTATTAGTGTAGAAAAAAACCCAGTGGCAGTGCAATCTcattttctgtttgtttataaatattacaGATTCAAACATTTACCCAATGGGAAAGCCCTTTCTGGAGACAAGCTGAGGGAAGAGTTGGACAAGTTGGCACAAAATTATATTGAAAGAGCAGATAGGCTGTTAAATCTAGGGTCAACACAGTCAAACGAAAGTTTCAACAACAGTGTTGCTAGTTTTGCCCCAAAAAACAGGTATGCCTAACATTACT is from Mytilus galloprovincialis chromosome 6, xbMytGall1.hap1.1, whole genome shotgun sequence and encodes:
- the LOC143079310 gene encoding uncharacterized protein LOC143079310 isoform X2; protein product: MADDKYSQRVRGKMASTGRSKKADRMRKMNSKETLRGEDHDYGAVFVEGPISVNATDLEVGENVELGSSKPWFQGRRVVELDVLARSMNCEKCSSWLRLSDIKDEVIYGMASFSYISCPSSACQHISLVPTGKKSNGKGFNINYKVCLAMINAGMGPSHVNNFLTGCNIPPVDASTLRKKQKELAPVIIEAAEASCKEAQREELECSECSELEGSFDAGWQKRGSGWSYNSHTGSSKGMEPDMACSMIQRLAEDGYTVGTLHADNDATTQSRLPCSIIKKDDKTHVKKNLSKRLYGLSKNYKQLKSAKVITYIVRCFMYTISKHQNSKQSMKTELATIVPHIFGHHEQCSPTWCTYVKDPTKFRFKHLPNGKALSGDKLREELDKLAQNYIERADRLLNLGSTQSNESFNNSVASFAPKNRFYGGTKSLKARVSSAVMQKNEGYGWLSKVNKNSLLSPGHLTILHGIRKDRRRKQIRKTQSTTNFKRKRLTIKSKKLKDNQRESVKEGDTYGGEIEVQEHIDTETIPSKMKFGGEESVVVFDLETTGLSRKSDITQLAAFDGTTVFNEYVSPREVISPKSSEITGLTFDFSCDQMYHHGKPVKSRDIQIVLLEFIEFISKKKKPILFGHNIASFDIPISMNKLRQHSLLSEFMLHIYGCIDTIKLARRKFKTKDIGNHKQQTLVTKLLGVEYDAHNACADVTSLFQLLAHFEYSEKDVFPFNSALLTDSYIPLIRDSRITKLTARKLAHSGLCLKHLQLAFNRDSENGLKSILLEHGFNAKTVTCFTKYFTCTEE
- the LOC143079310 gene encoding uncharacterized protein LOC143079310 isoform X1, which encodes MADDKYSQRVRGKMASTGRSKKADRMRKMNSKETLRGEDHDYGAVFVEGPISVNATDLEVGENVELGSSKPWFQGRRVVELDVLARSMNCEKCSSWLRLSDIKDEVIYGMASFSYISCPSSACQHISLVPTGKKSNGKGFNINYKVCLAMINAGMGPSHVNNFLTGCNIPPVDASTLRKKQKELAPVIIEAAEASCKEAQREELECSECSELEGSFDAGWQKRGSGWSYNSHTGHASLIGINTGKVVEFDVRTRNCSICQYYIGKNEPKPPHECNVNWTGSSKGMEPDMACSMIQRLAEDGYTVGTLHADNDATTQSRLPCSIIKKDDKTHVKKNLSKRLYGLSKNYKQLKSAKVITYIVRCFMYTISKHQNSKQSMKTELATIVPHIFGHHEQCSPTWCTYVKDPTKFRFKHLPNGKALSGDKLREELDKLAQNYIERADRLLNLGSTQSNESFNNSVASFAPKNRFYGGTKSLKARVSSAVMQKNEGYGWLSKVNKNSLLSPGHLTILHGIRKDRRRKQIRKTQSTTNFKRKRLTIKSKKLKDNQRESVKEGDTYGGEIEVQEHIDTETIPSKMKFGGEESVVVFDLETTGLSRKSDITQLAAFDGTTVFNEYVSPREVISPKSSEITGLTFDFSCDQMYHHGKPVKSRDIQIVLLEFIEFISKKKKPILFGHNIASFDIPISMNKLRQHSLLSEFMLHIYGCIDTIKLARRKFKTKDIGNHKQQTLVTKLLGVEYDAHNACADVTSLFQLLAHFEYSEKDVFPFNSALLTDSYIPLIRDSRITKLTARKLAHSGLCLKHLQLAFNRDSENGLKSILLEHGFNAKTVTCFTKYFTCTEE